The DNA sequence GTAACAGTCAGAGATTAAAGGCATATGAGAGGGACAAATGCTTGGTTGTTTGAAGTGAAACACatgtttttagtttatttagtgACGTTCTGCTCTCATAGGTGAGTGTGGTGTCAGATCCAGGACGTCGTGGGCAACACAACACCCTCAGTCCATTCCCAAGCCCCTTCAGGAGCCCGTTCCGCAGCCCTTTACGCTGCAGCCCCTTTAAAAACCTGGGTCACGCCACCGGCCACTGCGCCCTGGATCTGGACTGTGATGACGACGACATGAACCTCGGCTGCTTCATCCTCATGTTTGATCTCATCTTAAAGCAGGTGATGACAAGTGGCTTGTATTGGAGTAACAAGTAAAACGTTTTAAGTACGAACACTATCACATTACACCGCCATTATTACAACATACACAACAAATTAAATGTTCAGTATatagagaaaaatgacacacacgATGCAATGACAAGAAAGCCCACAGGTGGGATCTTGAGATTTGTGGGTCGTGCTCCACTTTTTGCTCCTCTGTTTTTACGTTCGTCTCCCCCCGCTGTCCCAGATGGAGCTCCAGGATGACGGTGTGATGCTGGGTCTAGACAGCAGCCTGGGGAAGGATATCGTGGGCATCATCAACAACGTCTTTCAGGCCCCGTGGGGGGGCTCGCACACCTGCCAGAAGGATGAGAAGGCCCTAGAGTGCAGCCTGTGCCAATCCAGCATTCTGTGCTACCAGCTGGGCTGTGAGCTCCTGGAGAGGCTGACCCCCCGGGAAGAGATACGCCTGGTGGTGAGACGCACAGCATGCATTTTTAAGCACTAAATATAAATTAACCCCGTACATTAAGCAGATACGGCTCTGAAATGAATGCCACATAGCCTCCACGTCCCACAGTGCCAGAAACACCACTGTGTGTCACTGTTGTTGTAGttacataaaacagaaaacatgccaatctctgtctctctttgcaAGCAattcttaaaaaacaaacaaacttgtgAGTATCAAGCTCAGCCATattacagatgtttattttcatgtgcAGGAGCCTACAGACACTTTGGAGGAAACTTTGATCTTACCTCAACCAGATTTCTCCCTCGGGACGGAGAATGGaagtgaagaagaagacaacCCGAGTGGCACGCAAACCGACAACCCCACTGACAACCCTTCTCCTGATAATGCATGTATGTATCAGTTGTGTTGGAATAAAAGCTGCACTTAGGTTTTTATAGATATAAAGAGATATTTGGAGATTTTAGGAAGTATGCCGGTTTGCTTTAGCTCAGTTAATTAGATTAATAGAAGTTAATCTTACCAGTTGCCGATTATGACTTTACACTTTAcagaatacattaaaaatacacatattctctttctttcttcgaGTTAATCAGATAAGCAGTTTGACCCTTCTCACTGCAATGACAATCCAAGATATAGTCAGGGCATAAACctgtgtaaaatgaaaaattatagTTTTTTATATAGTGAGATACTGCAGTAccagaatatatatatttccattttttattctATGTGCTTTTACAAAGTTCAGACCAACTTGAAAGCTGAACTGCTTCTAATAGTTTTCTTCCTTCCAGCCATGAAGAATAACTCCGATAAGAAGTTCTCCTACCAGCAGCTCCCTGTGTCTTTGCAGCTTATATACACCATCCTGCAGGTACTTGTTCTGTATATCTAATTATTAAGCTGAGGTAAGCATTTATACAAGGTCATTCGGGGAAGAAAATAATCCATATTAACCTTTCAGCATTTTGTGATTCaagtggtctgagaggaaaTTACATTTCTGCACCTCTTCTTGGCTTATTTTAGAAAATCCAGGACACCGTGTGAGACTTTAGCCAGTAACATGTTTTTTcattcctgagcaggtgaaatAATATATTAGGAGCAATTAAGTCACCAGTGATAGTAGGAAGCGGTGGCCGTAGGGATTATAAGCAAAAGACTTCTTTTAGAAAATGGGTTTTGAATCCTGTGAGAAGCCAAATATCAATATTACTTTTGGCTATTTGACTTTTTGCATGTATCAGTGATCACCTGGGGGGAGAGATTTAGGACAGAGAGGGGACAGATGCAAAAGAAAGGCCATATTTTCCATTTCTGGCATATTTTTGCAGCTTGTAAACTGAGGCAGAAACAGACTAGAGgcgtttaaaaatgtttcttgtgaTTTATTGGAGTGAACATGTGGTGCGCTGTGAGTCACGCATCTCTTCTGTATTGTCAGGAAATGTCCAAGTTCGAGGAGCCTGACATCTTGTTCAACATGCTCAACTGTCTGAAGATCCTGTGTCTCCATGGAGAGTGTTTATACCTCGCCCGCAAGGATCACCCCCAGTTCCTGGCCTACATCCAGGAGAAGATGCTCATCCCGAGGTGTGCGCTGTCGGCTCTCCTCACACAGAAAGGGAACATATGTACAGAAATATTTGTTTGCAGCAGCTGGATTAGCAATCTTTTTGTGCCTGAGTCGATTCTTCTATTTGTTTCAGCCTGTGGTCGATGTTGAAGTCAGAGTTTTGCCAGCTGGCCTCCCTGGCGGTGCCTCAGCTTCTACATGCCCTCTCTCTATCCCATGGGGCAGACATCTTCTGGAACCTCATCAACACAAACTTCAacagcaaagactggaaaataCGATTTGAAGCTGGTGAGATGGAGTAAAATTGCTTATTATGTGTATCTGATACCTGCAACAGCTGAAGAGTATGCAGCTTCGTTtgcattttagatcatttcatttttggattttataatttatctttgtgttgtgaatgaatgaatggttaCAGGGAGAGCCCCCCGTCCGGCTTATATAATAAGCTCCCTAAACCGCTGCCTGCCCACATCTCCCCCttgtgttgccatggttaccttGTGGCTCAAACAGGCGGCCAAGAGGAGTTGTGGGATTGATAAGGTTTTTCTTGCCTTGTGATTGGCAGAGAGGAGCTGTATGACCTTGAGACAGAAGCAGAGGACACGTCCTCTGACTTGATGTATGATACAGGAAATAGCAGAGAAATGACATGACAGAAGCCTCAGATACTCAGTACACATTTTCCATAAGGTGTAAAGTCATTACTCCATTGTGTATAAAATCACCTatggaaacattaaaataaaatcagttatCTGGTCTTTCCGTCTACTAAAATGATGTGTCACGATGACAGCTTGAGCTGACTACGACCACTTCTAAtgttattataaatatttactAGTAGAGCTGAAGCAGATGTTTGCAGTAAATGGGCATGAATCATACAAAATAATCTGTTTTAGCCTTAATAAAACCAAAAGACTATCCTCTCCCTGCAGAGTCCCACACTCTCTCCAACACTGACACCTAGCGGTCCACACTGGCTGCTACCCTTCAGCTCAGAGTGGGTGAGAGCTTATGGATTTCAGAATAAAGCGTCTATTTTTAGAGTCTAATCTGAGTCGTGATAAATAAATGCACCAATTACTGAAAgggtctttttgtttttagtgatGCCTGCATGCATTGTTATTTTATGGCTCACTGGCAAAGAGGATGTGGGACACTGTGTCGTGCACAGTGGCAACGTGTGTGATTTTGGCTTCTGTGACTCTGAATGTTACATTTAGTAAGTTATTTGCAGTATTCATGCTTTTATAAGCGACATAATTCTGCTTTTTAATGGCACACGGAACAGATATATGATTTAATGTAGCAATTTCGTAGTTTTCACCTAACAAACAAAAGCACGTTGATTCACTGATGCATCACACAAAGACAATAATGTTGGCAAAGATCGCAGTCAAGTAATACATGCCCTTATCCTAATGATCCTCATCTATGACCTCATGCCTGCCTCTGTTTATTAAATCATTATAATTATATTAGGACATCTGGCCGCTCAGTTGCCTCTTGTTCATATTTGTGTTCTGTCTGTGTTGCTGTTGATTCACTTTCACTCGTTATTCTCGTGAAATCCTCCCAGTCGAGAAGGTAGCGGTGCTGTGTCGGTTCCTGGACATCGGCGCGGTGACTAAAAACCACTTGCTGAAATACGCTCTGGCCCACGCTTTCTGCTGCTTCCTGGCGTCTGTGGAAGACGTGAACCCAGCTGTGGCAACCAGGGCGAGACTGCTGCTGGACACCATCAAGAGGCCGGCCCTGCAGGTGAACTGCACTTCTGCTGCACAAATTAGTCTGTCACATACAGTAAATGTAAGTCCAGAAACCATTAAGCATTGTGGGACCTCAAAGGAGCTACAAAATTGTAACAAATGGTGTATTTGCTAAGATAAATGGcaacatttctgttatttacaGGCTTACAGAAGGAGTATAGACATTCTTGCACAATGGCgaataaatatatttcatgTCTGTTTAAGTAGGAGTGAATATTTTGAagcacatacagtatgtttatgcatttgcaataataaaaacaatacatttcaCCTTTGTCTATGAAATTAAGTCTCCAGAATCCACTAGTAATACAATTGGTTTCTATTTTCTCTGCAGAAATATTGTAGACAGTCGTGTGTTTAGACCTGCCTGTGTTCATGTCATGCTGTGCAttaatgtgtgtgcattttgcAGGGCTTGTGTCTGTGTCTGGATTTCCAGTTCGACACAGTCGTGAGGGATCGCCCCGTCATTCTCAGCAAACTCCTGCTGCTGCACTtcctgaagaaagacattcCCGCACTGAGCTGGGAGTTCTTTGTCAACCGCTTTGAAACATTATCTCTGGAGGCTCAGCTACACCTGGACTGCAACAAGGAATTCCCTTTCCCTACTAGTGTGTAGCTTCCATGTCCCCATTCAGATATTAGCACCTGCTTCACGTCCACTGCCAACAAGAGAAGCATTACCGTCCAAACTGAGTTTGCAATCTCTTCTTTTGACAGCAATTACAGCTGTACGAACCAATGTGGCAAACCTCAGTGACGCAGCCATGTGGAAGATACGGCGGGCCCGGTTTGCCAGGAATCGGCAGAAGAGTGTTCGTTCCCTCCGTGACAGTGTGAAGGGAGATCCATCAGAGTCTAAACGGGCGTTTTCGCTCCCCGAGTCACTGACCAACCGACTTCGTGAGTAGCAGAGACCAGCCAGTCTATCAGTGTGAATCTGAACCTGTGTCGCTTTCATTCAATCAGTGGTCAAATACTGCTTGCAAATAACTTAGTGAAGGGCCTCATATGTGCTTTTGGTCCACATTAGAGTGCAGAGAAACCCATTAATGTGTCTTAAAGTCAAATTAATGTCCATTTCTATTTGGAAAACAACCTGACCTTGTCTTTTATGTCAGAATACGATAATTACTGCCCATTTTTAGTTTCTTGTGGGTTACAAAAAACCTTTTCCATTTGCAAATACTATTTGACCGAAGCTGATTCCATTTtcctaatgtttttttccttactTGTTTGTTCTTGACATTCATTTCACTTAAATGTCTAACTACTGCTCTGTGTGAAAAAGAGGAACTCCCCGTTGTGTCATTCACTTTATCTCTGTCTCTGCGCAGCAGGCTGTCTGAGTTTCTGGGACAAGTTACTTATCTTGGCCTTAAACCATGATGGGATTTTGGAGATTTGTGGTTGGCCCTAAATCTTGATGACACCTGGATTTGAGGCCTGatagtgtgttttgtgtgtgtgtgtgtgtgtgtgtgtgtgtgtgtgtgtgtgtgtgtgtgtgtgtgtgtgtgtgtgtgtgtgtgtgtgtgtatgtttgtgtgtgcacatgtgctgGATGATCACGGAGCTCAGACATGTGTCCTGTGCCACCTCCCCTGTGTGCTCTCCTAAATTGTGTTCTTCATATGTGGTTTTTAGCTCTAAGGCTTTCGAGGCAGGAGCACTCTGCCCCGACACTGGGAGATATGATAGAGAAAGTCCTGCCAGGTAAATAACAATCCAAATCTGAAACATGCAGTATAACTCTTCATAATCACACCATGTTTGAGGAAGTACAGTCTAAGTagcaataaaacacaagaacaacgtgacagtcattgttttttcatCCTGCCTACAGGATTAAATTGATTCTGAcacaggaaagaaagaaaaacacacttttactAACAGCTAGcaggtctttttttatttgtatttaccCCTTTTACAAATTCCACGAACACGCATGTTTACAACATGAAGATGTCTCCACCTCTCTCAACAGAGAAGTGGACAGGCTGAGTTGACTCCCCCCACCCCTCTGTGCTGTCACCcctctccctgctgctgctACCCTCTCCCCCCCCATCTCCTCCCCCATCTCCTCCCCCATCTTCTCCCCCTGTCTTCAGCACGTTTCCTCCCGCACTTTAACCCTGACGCTTCAGCCCCTCTTGCAGGCCAGACCCCTTCTCCGGAGGACGACACCGTCATCAGAGACCTGCTCCCTGAGGACGCCGGCATCGATCACCAGACGGTTCACCAGCTCATCATGGTGCTCATGAAATTCATGGCCAAGGACCAGAGCAGTGCCGAGGCCGACATCGGCAGCGCCAAGGCTTTCAACACAGTGAAGCGTCACCTGTACGTGCTGCTGGGTTACGACCAACAGGAGGGCTGCTTCATGATCGCACCGCAGAAGATGCGCACCTCCACCTGCTTCAATGCCTTTATTGCCGGCATTGCACAGGTGACCCACATACAATCTAGTTTCAGATTTTTGCTGGGAGCCTAACAGTACAGCGCATTTAACTGTTGTTTCCTCCAGGTGATGGACTACAACATTGGTTTAGGAAAGCAGCTGCTCCCTCTGGTGGTCCAGGTGTTGAAGTACTGCACGTGTCCGCAGTTGAGACACTATTTTCAGCAGCCGCCCAGATGCTCCCTGTGGGCCCTGAGGCCTCACATTCGGCAGATGTGGCTCAAAGCTCTGCTAGTTATCCTGTACAAGGTACTTTTACATTACTATGCATCACTCAGTCACCAAGAAAACGTTACCACTAAATGACTCCCTTATCTTGCTGTGCCATATTTTCTTCATATCTTATGATATGCAGTCTGATTTTTTATGCTATATAGTACCCTTATAGAGACATGGACGGCAGTAAAGTGGTCCTCCATCTGATCCACATCACCATCAACACACTGAACGCACAGTATCACAGCTGTCGACCCCACGCCACAGCAGGACCACTCTACAGCGACAACTCCAACATGAGCCGCtacagtgaaaaagaaaaaggtgaaGCAGGATAATAAATGTTGTTTATCTCAACAGCAGGCTTCTATTATAGCTGCAAATATGATGCAATAAGTAGagatatttatatatacttAGTGAGTGTGACTGCAATAAGCTTAAGATGTCTGATTAAAAAGGTTTGCTGAGGCTAATTATTTGCGATATTTGTTGTGAAGTATGTGCTGCAATTTCTACAAATAAATGAGGACTGCATTTTGGAAGAAACCAAATTGCTGTTTCATTTATAAATTATTGATCATAATTTCAAAACAGGATGGAAGTGGTACATGAATGCAGGGCTGATGttaattttccatattttttctcCATATTAGAAGAGGACAGTGTCTTCGATGAGTCAGACGTCCATGACACGCCGACGGGTGCCGCTAACAAGGAGTCACAGACCTTCTTTGCCCGCCTGAAGAGGATCGGCGGCAGCAAGTCTGTGAAATACCAGCCGGTAGAGCTGAATGCCAAGAAAAGTAAGAAGCAGAGGCTTTCAAAATCAAGTGATTGAATCTTtttcagcagaacattttcatgATTGCAGGAGGCGTGTTGCTTTCACTGCTATAAACTCTCATTTTGCCTTTGTGTATCAGGTGAAATTGAGCTGTCAGAGTACCGTGAAGCCAGCGCCCTTCAGGACAGCATTCTGCACTGTGTGAGGGAGGAGAGCACCAGGAAAAAGCGGCTACAGGCCATGCACAAGCAGAAGTCTCTGGACATTTCCAACACAGACTCCATTCTTTTCAGCCTGGACGAACATCGGCGCAAGTCCTGCATTGATCGTTGTGACCTGCAAGCCCCCCCTGTGGTCCCGCCTCCGTCCTCGGCCACGTCCCACAGCAGGCATCACATTAAAGGATCCTCCGATGGCTCTTCGTTTCGAGTGGAGGCCATCGATCCAGTGGACCGGCGGGGCTCTCGAGGCGGGCAGTCTGACATCTCCAAACCTGTCATCCCAGAAGTCCGCCTCAGCTGCATGGAGACCTTTGAGGACAAACAGGATCAGAGTTCGTTAAGCGGATCGACACAGGGGAAGGAGGACCAAGACCTCATTGACCTCTCCTCTGACTGCACCTCAATTCCAGAAAAACACTCACTGCTCTCCATGTCTGACAGCGACTCCTTGGTGTTCGAACCGCTGCCTCCTCTGAGGATCGTGGAGAGCGACGAGGAGTTTGACCTCAACACCATCATAGGTTCCAAATTCAACGGCAGTCCAAAGATCTCAGCTTCTCCTGCGAGCAGCAACACTTTGCGATTGTCTCCCGTGGTTCAGGTGAGCGTGGAGGACTTTTCCAGTGACAAAAAGACTCTCAAGGGAGAGGAGGGCTCTCTGAAAGCATTTTTGGAGAAGAAGCCTGGCCGCGTGACTCACAGCACCTCTCTGGAACTCCCTGACAGACCGGAGAACATCTGCCATGAAAGTCCCATGACCCTGAAGCAGAAGAGAGACCTGCTGAGGAAGAGCCCACATGTCCCTGACACCTCGCTAGACGACACATATGTGACCCCTGAAGAGGTGAGGATTGGGATGGGACCCGGCACGAGTCCATCAGGCAGGACTATCTTCCTGGACATCCCAGAAGACAGAGCAGAGCCTCTTTCCTCGCCAGAGAAAAGCAACAGCAATGATGACGAGGAGGATGGAGAcgacgaagatgaagacgacatgGGCGATGAAGCGGACAGCGACCCCAAACCTGACAACGCAGATGATAACGATGAAGCCGAGTTTAAAATCCAGATCGTGCCCAGACAACGCAAGCAGAGGAAGATTGCTGTGAGCGCCATCCAGAGGGAGTACCTGGACATCTCGTTCAACACGTTCGACAAGCTGGGCGGTGAGCAGACCACAGAAACAGGTAACGAGAACGGACAGATAAACATCTTACAGTTGAAGTTAAAGTGAGAACTAAAACTGCAACTGAGAGTCCATGACTGACTCACCTGTGACCAACAGTTTTCAGGTGAATTAGAGGCCGTGTTTacaaagagcagagaggagacaacagTAGAGATTAAGAGCAAAATGATACatacttgatcaataaaataaatactggaggagcaagttgtcagcaagttgttgaaagatacattcagctTGGTGAAATATCATCCTAGAGTTGAggctgaaaaatgtaaatagttaataTCTATAGCATCTTTTTTCCCAGTacaatgttggacatgttgattccattttttttttttaaatttttacaaagtaaacaatcaaagaaactttttttaagcATTATTAGAACCGTGTCATTCATAATTGTGCATTTTTGAGACCtctctttttatattttactttatattgcagtaaaaaatggaCCCACAGCGACTAAAGATGCGACAGGAGTAAAAACAACCCTGCTGATGTGCAGTCACAGTTTATGTTCCTGacaaatgattttgtttttctgactcGCTCACAACAGCTGTCCCTTGGTCCTTAGCTAACGCTTACATCAATGCTGCATTTAATAAACAATTTTCCTGTACATTTTTGTGACTGTGGACCTTACGTACAacttttaacagaaaaactcaGGACTCACCATTCCAGTCTTGCTTTTATCTAGAAACTTTTGCTATATTTTACcttaattctttttatttttttaatgtcacacCCCTCTCTGCTGTAGTCTGTGTACGGCTTTGCAGTTCTTGGTTCACTTCGCAccatcaaaatgaatcaaattaaaaatgggTGTGAAACTTTCATTATCCATTTGtgaacaaaaatcaaaaatgactcaatattctaattttcccATTTGTGTGTTTCATGCTAGTGGTTGCACTGCACCAGTAGCACCCAGAGGAGTCTACAGTCACCCAACAACattatgtattatatatatatatagtgcatCTGACTATGCAGTTATTTATAGGCTACACATAGGCCTTAATAAAATGCTATAGAAAAGATATTGTCTGCAACATTATTATAATAATGTTGGGGAGGCAACTCAAAAAGGTATTTTGAGGCTCTTTGTTTAATCTTAACAGCAACAATATTAACAATACATTGGTCTATGACTCCAGTCTGTGAGTAATATTCACATATGCCTCCAAACCTTCCCAAATGAGATAGCTGTTAAATTACTGCATGGtcagaacacaacacagaaatgcaaaataagaatattaagtcttttttttttttgtttttgtgaagcagcaacacaaatgcaaacaatTAGAAATTAAACTCAGTGACAATTACCCATAATACTACTTTAAAacccatttttcatttgatggGTTTTCTTAAACAAAGAACTGCAAGgactgttgttttttaaatattcctttatgTTTGCAAATCTCTTCATCTTTCTGAATGAATTGTACTAtgtgaattcagttttattattattttatcatcgAAGTAACATCACATTACCAGTGGGCGCTCTACTGCCCTCAGATCTTTACCCTACTAACCACTTCAGCTTTGTATTGtcctctgttgtgtgtgtgtgtgtgttcgcctTTTCCATTATACAAACACTTCAGCAATGAGTGCGTCAAAGGTGAAATGGGGATACTTTAAACTAATTTATAGGTAGAAGGACAGGGCAGTTTATTGTGTATCGCTCTTCTACAAAATAGGGATGCTATTATTCATACTGATGCAACAAAGCACTAAACCTCACATAACAAATTAGAATTAAATTAGCCCTAAATGCACCTTAACTGTTGTGACCTTCAGACAGTAAACAATTGTAGAGCAATTTTACTTATGATTATCATTGGATAATATTCTCCTGGCATAGGCTAGCTTATATTCTGATGCCCACGCCCTGCCCATATTGCCTTGCAGATCACAAAGTTATGTCAACCTTGGAAAAGCCACGAGAATCTGCGTCAGCCCCAACTCTCGAAGCCGCTATGCCTGAAACAAGCCATCGTTCTTCAGTATCAAGTAGGATCCAAATACTTTTCTACACAATCCTTACCTTAATTTTTagtcaaactgtgtttttattgtggttATAATAAGGAAAGCCTTCATTTTATGCATATTTGTTCATATCATTTTTCTCATTGCAGATGAATTTATTATGACTTTACATCAGTtagaaatatgaaatatatatttttggccATCTTATCCatgaaaacaatacattttcaaaggacacacactaaaataaatcacattggatgtttcatgaatttatttccTAAATAAATTCCCTCTAAACTATTGTTGTAATGATTTAGTTCTTCATAGAACTGGGCTGAATGTTTGAATTTTGTCTTTCTGATATAAGTGATGCTGACCATTCTCTTTTCACCTGTCTTCCCCCATTTTCATGAAACTACACACACATTTGTTGTTGCTGAAGCTGTAATGAGTTTAACAGACTCTTAgtcctgttttctgtgtctgaCCTTTAGCTCAGTACCGTCAGGTGAAACGAGGCTCTCTGGGAGCTCTGACCATGAGTCAGCTCATGAAGAGACAGCTGGAGCATCAGTCCAGCGCGCCGCATAACATCTGCACGTGGGAGGCGGGTCAGTTTCTTACTCCGTGAAGATGTTTTGAGAAGACAAGTAGATGTAGTAAGATATATAGGAAAACAAAAGACACTGCAAATTAatagaaaaatgtgcaaatgaacaaATAGGAATATTCTGGTATATATTTCAACCAACAAATTTTGAATAGTTACATCATGGCTCATTTTTAGAGAAATTTGTCCTGTGCAGAGGGCTATGGAAAAAATATAGTTGATGTTATTCTGTTGCTTTATGTTTGGCAGGTCCTACAAAAACCAGCCTTCTCTCAGCACCAAGCACCGTCAGCATGTTCGTCCCTGCACCAGAGGAGTTCATAGACGAGCAGCCGACCACCATGTCTGACCGGTGAAGCAACCACTCGCTAACTATATCCGTCTGGAAGTAAGTCATCTTAATGCCTAATCTGACCTGGTGTGTTTCTACGTGATGTCCCAGGTGTCGGGACTGTGCGGCCGTCCTGGAGGAATACGACGAGGAGACCCTCGGCCTCGCAGTGGTCGTTCTCTCCATGTTCATCCACCTGAGCCCTGATTTGGCTGCTCCTATGCTCCTCGACATCATGCAGTCTGTGGGCAG is a window from the Amphiprion ocellaris isolate individual 3 ecotype Okinawa chromosome 20, ASM2253959v1, whole genome shotgun sequence genome containing:
- the LOC111578958 gene encoding protein unc-79 homolog isoform X7, producing the protein MISTLATFPPFLHKDIIEYLSTSFLPMAILGSTRREGGVPAYVNLSASSMLMIAMQYTSNPVYHCQLLECLMKHKQEVWKDLLYVISYGPSQVKPPAVQMLFHYWPNLKPPGAISEYRGLQYTAWNPIHCQHIECHNAINKPAVKMCIDPTLSVALGDKPPPLYICEECSQRIAGDHAEWLVDVLLPQAEISAICQKKNCSSHVRRAVVTCFSAGCCGRHGNRPVRYCKRCHVNHHSSEVGAAAETHLYQTSPPPINTRECGAEELVCTVEAVISLLKEAEIHAEQREFELNRRRQMGLSASHHSLDNIEFDNKEDDQHDQRLLSQFGIWFLVSLCTPNENTPTESLARLVSMVFQWFHSTAYMMDDEVGSLVEKLKPQFVTKWLKTVCEVRFDVMVMCLLPKPVEFARVGGYWDKSCSTVTQLKEGLNRILCLIPYNVISQPLWECFMPEWLEAIRTEVPDNQLKEFREVLSKMFDIELCPLPFSMEEMFGFISCRFSGYPASVQEQALLWLHVLSELDIVVPLQLLIGMFSDGVNSLKELANQRKARASDLTGNTGARRVSVVSDPGRRGQHNTLSPFPSPFRSPFRSPLRCSPFKNLGHATGHCALDLDCDDDDMNLGCFILMFDLILKQMELQDDGVMLGLDSSLGKDIVGIINNVFQAPWGGSHTCQKDEKALECSLCQSSILCYQLGCELLERLTPREEIRLVEPTDTLEETLILPQPDFSLGTENGSEEEDNPSGTQTDNPTDNPSPDNASMKNNSDKKFSYQQLPVSLQLIYTILQEMSKFEEPDILFNMLNCLKILCLHGECLYLARKDHPQFLAYIQEKMLIPSLWSMLKSEFCQLASLAVPQLLHALSLSHGADIFWNLINTNFNSKDWKIRFEAVEKVAVLCRFLDIGAVTKNHLLKYALAHAFCCFLASVEDVNPAVATRARLLLDTIKRPALQGLCLCLDFQFDTVVRDRPVILSKLLLLHFLKKDIPALSWEFFVNRFETLSLEAQLHLDCNKEFPFPTTITAVRTNVANLSDAAMWKIRRARFARNRQKSVRSLRDSVKGDPSESKRAFSLPESLTNRLPLRLSRQEHSAPTLGDMIEKVLPARFLPHFNPDASAPLAGQTPSPEDDTVIRDLLPEDAGIDHQTVHQLIMVLMKFMAKDQSSAEADIGSAKAFNTVKRHLYVLLGYDQQEGCFMIAPQKMRTSTCFNAFIAGIAQVMDYNIGLGKQLLPLVVQVLKYCTCPQLRHYFQQPPRCSLWALRPHIRQMWLKALLVILYKYPYRDMDGSKVVLHLIHITINTLNAQYHSCRPHATAGPLYSDNSNMSRYSEKEKEEDSVFDESDVHDTPTGAANKESQTFFARLKRIGGSKSVKYQPVELNAKKSEIELSEYREASALQDSILHCVREESTRKKRLQAMHKQKSLDISNTDSILFSLDEHRRKSCIDRCDLQAPPVVPPPSSATSHSRHHIKGSSDGSSFRVEAIDPVDRRGSRGGQSDISKPVIPEVRLSCMETFEDKQDQSSLSGSTQGKEDQDLIDLSSDCTSIPEKHSLLSMSDSDSLVFEPLPPLRIVESDEEFDLNTIIGSKFNGSPKISASPASSNTLRLSPVVQVSVEDFSSDKKTLKGEEGSLKAFLEKKPGRVTHSTSLELPDRPENICHESPMTLKQKRDLLRKSPHVPDTSLDDTYVTPEEVRIGMGPGTSPSGRTIFLDIPEDRAEPLSSPEKSNSNDDEEDGDDEDEDDMGDEADSDPKPDNADDNDEAEFKIQIVPRQRKQRKIAVSAIQREYLDISFNTFDKLGGEQTTETDHKVMSTLEKPRESASAPTLEAAMPETSHRSSVSTQYRQVKRGSLGALTMSQLMKRQLEHQSSAPHNICTWEAGPTKTSLLSAPSTVSMFVPAPEEFIDEQPTTMSDRCRDCAAVLEEYDEETLGLAVVVLSMFIHLSPDLAAPMLLDIMQSVGRLASSANFSGQAESMLIPGNVAGVAKQFLRCMFHQLAPNGILPQLFQSNIKDGSFLRTLASSLIDFNELSSVAALNMLLEGLNNKKSLPAGGTMLHCLDNIATFMEALPMDSPSNLWTTICNQFQTFLTKLPSVLPLKCPMDSSLRIIICLLKIPTTNATRSLLEPFSKLLSFVIQYGMFSLSYLVELCGLCYKAFNKERDKFYMSRIVVLELLQALKFKSPLPDTNLLLLVQFVCADIGTRLAESTIIQKHMISTLPGCTTAAMECMRQYISELLDFIADMHTLTKLKNHMKACCQPLHEDTFGGNLKVGLAQVAAMEISKGNHRDNKAVVRYLPWLYHPPSTMQQGPKEFIECVSHIRQLSWLLLGSLTHCALHQGSTSCMPIPLDAGSHIADHLIVILIGFPEQSKTSVLHMCSLFHAFMFAQLWTIYCEQAAAAPSLQNQNQTEFSSSAILTGLEFWSRVTPSILQLMAHNKVMVEMVCLHVISLMEALQECNSTIFVKLIPMWLPMIQSNLKHLSAGLQLRLQAIQNRVNCQCLQGQTSGVPPFALRKWLQCTQFKMAQVEIQSSEAASQFYPM